A stretch of the Asticcacaulis sp. ZE23SCel15 genome encodes the following:
- a CDS encoding tetratricopeptide repeat protein — protein MAVALTAVGAGGYAVLRDEGNSGQAPIKPDAARKTDVATPIAAAAITPPVEDRAALERQFQDAVQALTANDPVGIDKLKAVANQGYAPAQFRLGRIYDGEEGFSGITPDKTQARLWTQRAAEGGVSRAMHNLGLMYYAGDGGQPDRGQAATWFRRAAERGIVDSQYNLGIMYREGIGVTLNPTEAYKWLLIAEAGGDKEAAQAVADLKAELSAPQRRIAEFRPTGFRR, from the coding sequence GTGGCCGTGGCCCTGACGGCGGTCGGTGCGGGCGGCTATGCTGTTCTGCGCGATGAGGGTAACTCCGGCCAGGCGCCGATCAAACCTGATGCCGCCCGTAAAACCGATGTGGCAACCCCCATTGCCGCCGCCGCTATCACCCCGCCGGTTGAAGATCGCGCCGCACTGGAGCGGCAGTTTCAGGACGCCGTTCAGGCCCTGACCGCCAATGATCCGGTCGGTATTGATAAGCTCAAGGCTGTGGCCAATCAGGGCTATGCTCCGGCTCAGTTCCGTCTGGGGCGGATATATGACGGCGAAGAAGGTTTCAGCGGCATTACACCGGACAAGACGCAGGCCCGTTTGTGGACGCAGCGTGCAGCCGAAGGCGGTGTGTCGCGCGCCATGCATAATCTGGGGCTGATGTATTATGCCGGTGACGGCGGCCAGCCTGATCGCGGTCAGGCCGCGACCTGGTTCCGGCGTGCGGCCGAGCGCGGCATCGTCGACAGCCAGTATAATCTGGGCATCATGTACCGCGAAGGTATCGGCGTCACGCTTAACCCGACTGAGGCCTATAAGTGGCTGCTGATTGCTGAGGCAGGTGGCGATAAGGAAGCCGCACAGGCGGTAGCTGATCTGAAAGCCGAGCTGTCAGCCCCTCAGCGCCGCATCGCGGAGTTCAGGCCAACGGGTTTCAGGCGGTAA
- a CDS encoding sulfite exporter TauE/SafE family protein, whose translation MDIYLPIAEMSVNVLTMIGLGVLVGFVSGLFGVGGGFLMAPVLVSLGIPPSVAVASQAGHVLATSTSSVMSYSQSDSVDYRMGAVMAAGGVVGAIIGVEIFRILRLLGQIDLVVSVAYLLVLGSIGGMMLNESLSAMLRRRKGESPPRPKVKRPVWIYGLPFKMRFPRSGLYISFIPPAAIGLLVGILSAMMGVGGGFLIVPAMIYILRMKASVVVGTSLFQIIITTLVTMILQAVRNHSVDMILALILLAGGVVGGQAGIRMANRFRADELRAIMAVIILMAGLQMGLSLFVPPQDPFVLVPTGQQ comes from the coding sequence GTGGATATCTACCTGCCCATTGCCGAAATGTCGGTCAATGTCCTGACCATGATCGGGCTTGGGGTACTGGTGGGGTTTGTGTCGGGTCTGTTCGGTGTCGGCGGCGGGTTTCTGATGGCGCCGGTTCTGGTCTCGCTCGGTATTCCACCTTCCGTAGCTGTGGCCTCTCAGGCCGGACATGTGCTGGCGACCTCGACCTCCTCCGTTATGAGCTATAGCCAGAGCGACAGCGTCGATTACCGCATGGGCGCGGTTATGGCCGCCGGTGGGGTGGTTGGTGCCATTATCGGCGTTGAAATTTTCCGTATTCTGCGATTGTTGGGGCAGATCGATCTGGTGGTGTCGGTCGCCTATCTTTTGGTGCTGGGCTCCATCGGCGGCATGATGCTGAACGAATCCCTGTCGGCCATGCTGCGCCGGCGTAAGGGCGAATCGCCCCCCCGGCCCAAGGTCAAGCGCCCGGTGTGGATATATGGACTGCCGTTCAAGATGCGCTTTCCGCGCTCAGGACTTTACATCAGCTTTATCCCTCCGGCGGCGATCGGGCTTCTGGTTGGGATATTGTCAGCCATGATGGGGGTCGGTGGCGGGTTTTTGATCGTGCCTGCCATGATCTATATTCTGCGCATGAAGGCCTCGGTCGTGGTCGGCACCAGCCTGTTTCAGATTATTATCACGACGCTGGTGACCATGATCCTTCAGGCGGTGCGCAACCACAGCGTCGATATGATTCTGGCGCTGATCCTGCTGGCGGGCGGGGTCGTCGGCGGGCAGGCCGGTATCCGTATGGCCAATCGCTTTCGCGCCGATGAACTGCGCGCGATCATGGCCGTGATCATCCTGATGGCCGGATTGCAGATGGGACTGTCGCTATTTGTGCCGCCGCAGGACCCGTTTGTCCTCGTACCCACGGGGCAGCAATAA
- a CDS encoding TIGR02186 family protein: protein MVAVLPPAIPPAIVQALPEAAPSSNILSTDLTQNRIEVSSSFQGAKVVVYGAVVESRDQPSDVVVVVSGPKASMRLIRKVQVAGLWLNSRPVVFEGAPGFYMAASSQPLDRITGFSNRRRLGLGVDYIAMDTPRDTKVVTRYGVRDVVVNSLEDDYLEWRQAVTRLKQKSSLYSDNPFGVRFVDRNLFRAEIDLPSDAPIGTYKAEVWLFRDGEPVSYSAKLLRVEKVGFERFIYDTAHRRPWMYGIVSALICIGLGLGASRIFQRR, encoded by the coding sequence ATGGTCGCCGTCCTTCCCCCCGCCATACCCCCCGCAATCGTTCAGGCCCTGCCCGAAGCGGCACCGTCCTCGAACATTCTCTCGACCGACCTGACCCAGAACCGTATCGAAGTGTCGTCTTCGTTTCAGGGGGCCAAGGTCGTGGTTTACGGCGCGGTCGTCGAAAGCCGTGATCAACCGTCTGATGTCGTGGTCGTAGTCTCCGGCCCCAAGGCGTCGATGCGCCTGATCCGCAAGGTGCAGGTGGCGGGCTTGTGGCTCAACAGCCGCCCGGTGGTATTCGAAGGCGCGCCGGGTTTTTACATGGCTGCCTCATCCCAGCCGCTGGATCGGATCACCGGCTTTTCCAACCGCCGCCGTCTGGGGCTGGGGGTCGATTATATCGCCATGGATACGCCGCGCGACACCAAGGTCGTGACGCGCTACGGCGTGCGCGATGTGGTGGTCAACAGCCTTGAGGACGATTACCTGGAGTGGCGGCAGGCGGTGACGCGCCTGAAACAGAAATCCAGCCTCTATAGCGATAATCCGTTCGGGGTGCGCTTTGTCGACCGCAACCTGTTCCGCGCTGAGATCGACCTGCCGTCGGATGCCCCGATTGGCACCTATAAGGCCGAGGTCTGGCTGTTTCGCGATGGGGAGCCGGTCAGTTACAGTGCCAAACTGCTGCGGGTTGAAAAGGTCGGGTTTGAGCGCTTCATCTATGACACCGCCCATCGGCGTCCGTGGATGTACGGTATCGTCAGTGCCCTGATCTGCATCGGGCTGGGCCTTGGGGCGTCACGCATTTTCCAGCGGCGTTAA